A window from Marinitoga sp. 38H-ov encodes these proteins:
- a CDS encoding rod-binding protein has product MISPITGLNNYNYQNAKKEDVAAELVASVFSKVFKDMYNTEIFENDLIPKSNTEKWFREMLIDQYTISIAKNNMKPLVNDIIKAYQKP; this is encoded by the coding sequence ATGATTTCCCCAATTACTGGATTAAATAATTATAATTATCAAAATGCAAAAAAAGAAGATGTTGCTGCTGAATTAGTTGCTTCAGTTTTTTCAAAAGTATTTAAAGATATGTATAATACTGAAATTTTTGAAAATGATTTAATACCTAAATCAAATACAGAAAAATGGTTTAGAGAAATGCTAATTGATCAATATACTATTTCAATAGCGAAAAATAATATGAAACCATTAGTAAATGATATAATAAAAGCTTATCAAAAACCATAA